In one window of Cryptococcus neoformans var. neoformans B-3501A chromosome 11, whole genome shotgun sequence DNA:
- a CDS encoding hypothetical protein (Match to EST gb|CF191458.1|CF191458; HMMPfam hit to Cyt-b5, Cytochrome b5-like Heme/Steroid binding domain, score: 76.8, E(): 5.8e-20; HMMPfam hit to FA_hydroxylase, Fatty acid hydroxylase, score: 233.9, E(): 2.8e-67) produces MFSHGLSIANPPPPAERPVTHAPRCLCFFFCLFICNFFKRCFFPAIPPFRSDCCFSFHFYAGSVRISSSPITLAQPVTRSPQTPRPFSFATQPAVSPIDGQIHTRYANQSPVNDAMAKPTHARGHIYSLAEVAKHNTRVSTLCTYNGKVYDLTSFLDDHPGGDDIILSYAGQDIGKVMSDEDIHQHSRAAYEMLEEFEVGELGGGEKIVSEDWVCDENFQPSDTDLLSDYNLNKFIDLTKPLLIQVWHAPWTKEYYLSQVHEPRHLKESARLFGSDLLEPFTRTQWWVVPMIWWPIAGLIGWLSMLQFTDSSITAKSILTYPLPSSIPVPSFAALGYFSLCFAFGVFIWTILEYSMHRFLFHLDYYLPDTRWAITLHFMLHGVHHYLPMDKLRLVMPPLLFFVLQTPFTKLAHIVFPKAIANGIISGAFAMYVVYDLGHYALHHTRLPAYLREMKRYHLAHHYKNFELGFGVTSKMWDYVFGTVLPTTTK; encoded by the exons ATGTTCTCCCACGGGCTGTCCATCGCGAATCCACCGCCGCCCGCCGAGCGACCAGTGACGCACGCGCCACGTTGTttgtgtttttttttctgtttATTTATTTGTAACTTTTTTAAGAGGTGCTTTTTCCCCGCCATCCCACCGTTCCGATCCGACTGCtgcttctctttccatttctaCGCCGGGTCCGTGCgtatttcttcttctcccatcaCTCTCGCCCAGCCAGTCACTCGTTCACCGCAAACGCCACGCCCCTTCTCATTCGCCACTCAGCCCGCCGTATCCCCCATAGACGGCCAGATACACACTCGCTACGCGAACCAGTCACCCGTCAACGACGCCATGGCCAAACCTACCCATGCCAGAGGGCACATTTACTCCCTCGCCGAGGTCGCGAAGC ACAACACCCGCGTCTCAAcgctctgcacttacaacGGCAAAGTCTACGACcttacctctttcctcgaTGACCACCCCGGAGGAGAcgacatcatcctctcctaTGCCGGCCAAGATATAGGCAAGGTTATGAGCGACGAGGATATTCACCAGCACTCTAGGGCGGCTTATGAGATGCTCGAAGAATTTGAGGTGGGAGAGTTGGGTGGCGGAGAAAAGATTGTTTCGGAGG ACTGGGTTTGCGATGAAAACTTTCAACCCTCTGACACGGATCTTCTTTCCGACTACAACCTTAACAAATTCATTGACTTGACAAaacctcttctcatccaaGTTTGGCACGCCCCTTGGACCAAAGAGTACTACCTTTCCCAAGTCCACGAGCCGAGACATCTCAAAGAGAGCGCCAGGTTGTTTGGAAGTGATCTGCTGGAGCCGTTCACCAGAACACAATGGTGGGTCGTGCCGATGATTTGGTGGCCTATCGCTGGTCTTATCGGATGGTTGTCTATGTTGCAATTCACCGACTC ATCGATCACCGCCAAATCCATCCTCACCTATCCTCTCCCCTCATCCATCCCCGTCCCTTCCTTCGCCGCTCTCGGCTATTTCTCCCTCTGCTTCGCATTCGGCGTCTTCATCTGGACCATTCTCGAATACAGCATGCACcgattcctcttccaccttgaCTACTACCTCCCCGACACAAGATGGGCTATCACCCTTCATTTCATGCTCCATGGTGTTCACCATTACCTTCCGATGGACAAGCTGCGGCTCGTCATGCCCCCCTTGCTGTTCTTTGTCCTTCAAACGCCTTTTACAAAGCTTGCGCACATTGTCTTCCCCAAGGCCATTGCCAATGGTATCATCTCGGGCGCGTTTGCCATGTATGTCGTTTACGACTTGG GCCATTATGCGCTACATCACACCCGTCTCCCAGCTTACCTTCGTGAAATGAAGCGATATCATCTCGCTCATCATTACAAGAACTTTGAGCTCGGTTTTGGTGTTACCAGCAAGATGTGGGACTATGTCTTTGGGACCGTTTTGCCTACCACGACCAAGTGA
- a CDS encoding hypothetical protein (Match to EST gb|CF191096.1|CF191096; HMMPfam hit to AAA, ATPase family associated with various cellular activities (AAA), score: 121.7, E(): 1.7e-33) produces the protein MSNIIEFGAPPPRSSSSKARNFVSPSTGLSKTLSSEKTFEKVNGNHEAESHIYRDEDSMEEDIMGEESMLVDTDQEEDSDEDEEKEVIHVEVRQKPFSHLREQPIMQIVTQFIQEDLARVELGCELSGWNEIKILRDHVERIWVEEGVAGVASVQVSEVDIQVHVYKTSLNNEVEDFSADLDDDDSEEKVSAASVRSLPSAELDGIWDTLVYSDDIKARLLNYIYSTILFSESDIDFNVIAWNRVILLHGPPGTGKTSLCRALAQKMSIRLSQKYRHGKIIEINSHSLFSKWFSESGKLVQKLFQTVTEMVEDESGFVVVMIDEVESLTAARAGAMKGNEPSDSLRVVNALLTQLDKLRTRKNVLVMTTSNLVDAIDEAFISRVDLLESVPLPPPRAIYSILSGCLKECITRKLIKRCRILDWKAAEEALRERKFAGEVSVAEKEKEAREVRERGVAASLADLAVKCHALELSGRTLRKLPVIAHARYLSSSSSSTSSMGEYRSLKVERWIEAMGKVVYIEQEKKHDLTRGGSTLDAVRGETDARRDGMNGHAEAHGHGHSHMEKNEVGMMVGTKVKH, from the exons ATGTCTAATATCATCGAATTCGGTGCTCCACCTCCGcgttcatcatcctctaAAGCTCGCAATTTCGTTTCCCCCTCTACCGGGCTTTCAAAAACGCTTTCCTCAGAAAAAACATTCGAAAAGGTCAACGGCAACCATGAGGCTGAGTCTCACATATACAGGGATGAAGATtcaatggaagaagacatcatgggagaagagagtaTGCTCGTGGATACCGATCAAGAGGAGGAcagtgatgaagatgaggaaaaggaagtcATTCATG TTGAAGTTCGACAGAAACCCTTTTCTCATTTGCGAGAGCAGCCAATCATGCAAATCGTCACCCAATTTATTCAAGAAGACCTGGCAAGGGTAGAATTGGGATGTGAGTTGTCCGGATGGAATGAGATCAAGATCCTGAGGGACCATGTCGAGCGTATAtgggttgaagaaggag TCGCAGGGGTTGCATCGGTGCAAGTTTCAGAAGTAGACATTCAAGTGCATGTTTACAAGACTTCTTTGAATAATGAAGTTGAAGATTTCTCAGCAGATTTGGATG ACGATGATAGCGAAGAGAAGGTCTCTGCGGCCTCTGTTCGTTCATTACCTTCTGCTGAGCTCGACGGCATTTGGGACAC GCTGGTCTACTCTGATGACATCAAAGCTCGTCTTCTCAACTACATTTACTCTACTATTCTGTTCTCTGAGAGCGATATCGACTTTAACGTCATAGCGTGGAACAGGGTCATTTTGTTGCATGGTCCTCCTGGAACGGGGAAGACCAGTTTGTGTAGAGCGTTGGCTCAGAAAATGTCCATACGGCTGTCTCAAAA GTATCGACATGGCAAAATCATCGAAATCAATTCACATTCCCTATTCTCCAAGTGGTTTTCTGAGTCAGGCAAGTTGGTGCAAAAGTTATTCCAGACTGTTACAGAAatggtggaggatgaatcTGGTTTTGTAGTGGTCATGATTG ATGAGGTGGAGTCTTTAACAGCGGCAAGAGCAGGCGCCATGAAGGGCAACGAACCATCTGATTCTCTGAGA GTCGTGAATGCTCTTTTGACTCAACTGGATAAGCTGAGGACTCGCAAAAATGTGCTGGTGATGACCACGTCCAACCTCGTCGATGCTATCG ACGAAGCATTCATATCCCGAGTCGATCTCCTCGAATCAGTTCCTCTCCCACCCCCACGAGCCATCTATTCTATCCTGTCTGGATGTTTAAAAGAATGTATCACCAGAAAACTCATCAAGCGATGTCGGATATTGGATTGGAAAGCGGCTGAAGAGGCGCTCCGAGAGCGAAAGTTTGCCGGTGAAGTGTCGGTAgcagaaaaagagaaggaggcaaGAGAAGTaagggagagaggggtGGCCGCTTCACTAGCCGATCTAGCTGTCAAATGTCAC GCGCTCGAGCTTTCCGGCCGAACACTGCGCAAACTTCCAGTCATCGCCCATGCACGATATctatcttcctcatcttcctccacatcatctATGGGAGAGTATAGATCActgaaggtggagagatggatagAGGCGATGGGTAAGGTAGTGTATATtgagcaagagaagaaacaCGACTTGACACGTGGAGGGAGTACGCTTGATGCCGTTCGTGGTGAGACGGATGCCAGGCGGGACGGGATGAATGGTCATGCTGAAGCACATGGACATGGACATTCCCAtatggagaagaatgaggtggggatgatggtgggTACAAAGGTGAAGCATTAA